From the Gossypium raimondii isolate GPD5lz unplaced genomic scaffold, ASM2569854v1 Contig00295, whole genome shotgun sequence genome, the window TCTGCTTTACGAATATGATATTTTCTGGGCATTTCTAATAATATCAAGTGCTATTCCTATTTTGGCATTTCTAATTTCTGGAGTTTTAGCCCCGATTAGAAAGGGTCCAGAAAAACTTTCTAGTTATGAATCGGGTATAGAACCAATGGGCGATGCTTGGTTACAATTTCGAATCCGTTATTATATGTTTGCTctagtttttgttgtttttgatgtTGAAACGGTTTTCTTTATCCATGGGCAATGAGTTTCGATGTATTGGGGTACCCGTATTCATAGAAGCTTTCATTTTCGTGCTTATCCTAATTGTTGGTTCAGTTTATGCATGGCGAAAAGGAGCATTGGAATGGTCTTAGTTCCTGAATATTCagataataaaagaaagaaaaagtcaaaataataataccatTGAGTATGAATTCCATCGAATTTCCTTACTTGATCGAACAACCCAAAATTCAGTTATTTCAACTACATTAAATGATCTTTCAAATTGGTCAAGACTCTCCAGTTTATGGCCGCTTCTTTATGGTACCAGTTGTTGCTTTATTGAATTTGCTTCATTAATAGGCTCACGCTTCGACTTTGATCGTTATGGGCTGGTACCAAGATCGAGTCCTAGACAGGCAGACCTAATTTTAACAGCTGGAACAGTAACAATGAAAATGGCGCCCTCTTTGGTGAGATTATATGAACAAATGCGAACCTAAATATGTTATTGCTATGGGCGCGTGTACAATTACAGGAGGGATGTTCAGTACTGATTCTTATAGTACTGTTCGGGGGGTCGATAAGCTAATTCCCGTGGATGTCTATTTGCCGGGCTGTCCCCCTAAACCCGAGGCAGTTATAGATGCTATAACAAAACTTCGTAAGAAAATATCTCGCGAAATCTATGAAGATCGAATTAGATCTCAACAGGGGGATCGGTGTTTTACTACCAATCACAAGTTTTGTCTTGTACGTAGTACTCGTACTGGAAATTATAATCAAGGATTGCTCTATCAACCACCATCTACTTCAGAGATTCCTCCTGAAACATTTTTCAACTACAAGGGTTCACTATCTTCCACGAATTAGTGAATTaggtaggatttttttttacagaaacaGACAACGAATTAATCTTCATAAATTCGATTTCATCATAAATGCGAAATATTTATCTtagaaaaatgacaaataaaaaagaaaagtgcGGGAGAGATAAAAAGATGCAGGGTCGTTTGTCTGTTTGGCTAGTCAAACACCGGCTAGTTCATAGATCTTTGGGCTTCGATTACCAAGGAATAGAGACTTTACAAATAAAGCCTGAGGATTGGCATTCCATTGctgttattttatatgtatatggttACAATTATCTACGTTCCCAATGTGCCTATGATGTAGCACCAGGCGGACTGTTAGCCAGTGTGTATCATCTTACGAGAATAGAGTATGGTGTAGATCAACCGGAAGAGGTATGTATAAAGTATTTGCTCAAGGGTAACCCTAGAATTCCGTCTGTTTTCTGGGTTTGGAAAAGTTCGGATTTTCAAGAACGAGAATCTTATGACATGTTAGGAATCTCTTATGAAAATCATCCACGGCTGAAACGTATCTTAATGCCCGAAAGTTGGATAGGGTGGCCTTTACGTAAGGATTACATTGCCcccaatttttatgaaatacaagACGCTCATTGAATGATAAGAAACTAATTACAACTTCGAATATTCAAGGAATTTGTACATTTTCTTCTAGCTCAAACAGAGGAATTGAGGTTTCATTCGTATTCTTATGGATAGgctaataaataaaagaaataaagacaATACATCATTGAGATTCTCGATTTTTGAAGagacttttttatttattttatttcggaCGAGCCGAGACAATAGGATGAACAACAAGGGTTCTGTACCGTGAACTTTGTATCGCGCACATCACTTAGATGAACTCTAGAGAGTCGCATAGAAGGGAATGAAGAAATGGAATATGAAAGAGAatacaaagaaataaatgaaagggGATCGGCTTCTATTTGTACTGTAGCTGAGATGAGTCTTGGTTATTTCTATCCTTGAACTCCTCTAGACCCGTCTTTTTGTTGGGCCTTTCAACcaactattttaatcttttaattaaatatgtatgaagTATTACCATTCTTTTTGAATGTGAGAAGCCGCAGtgtgaacaaataaaaaagaagaggaaagatAAGCAAATTTTGTCTTTTACTACATTATAATAGACACATTAGAATAGACTCTTTGCTcattttaaaaagagaaaaaaatacaaaatgaaataaataaagagaggGTTTACTCTCAGATACCTAGCTAGATAAGTATGTATTATGTCGATCCATATCAATTAATTTGTAGAGTAGATACTCAtacaaattaatcatatactCAAGAACCAGATTTGAACTGGTGACACGAGGATTTTCAGTCCTCTGCTCTACCAACTGAGCTATCCCGACCATTACCGACGCATTATCCTCATAATACTAGATGACTTGGGTCTAtgtcaattaaaaatgaaaacaaaaaaaaacgaaaaagtattaaattaaaggtCTCGAACAGGAATTTCTTGGATCTTCAAAAGGAAGACTTTGTAAATTTCCATATGAGtaatcatatgtattatgaatcattcaaatcaaatagGTATTCCTTGCTCAAGAGATTTCTACGTATATCATATATATCACAATATATCACACTCTATCACAAGACTTGTGATAAGAGAACAAAATTCTGCTATGCTAGGATACGCTTGTAAAACGGCAAAGAATAGGATGAATGAGAAACATAAGGAACTTTGAACCACTAACAAAAGGGtaggataaaataaatagacagcAAACGGGCTTTTTGGGGTTGGGGATAGAGGACTTGAACCCTCACGATTTTTAAAGTCGACGGATTTTCCTCTTactataaatttcattgttgtcGGTATTGATATTGACATGTAGAACAGGACTCTATCTTTATTCTCGTCTGATTAATCAGTTTTCAAAGATTTATCAGACTATGGAgtgaatgatttgattaatgACTATTCTATTCGATTCTTTCTTCAACTTGGAATCGATTCACaacaattcttttattttcatattttcatataaatataaattgattttgcatataatagaaataaaaaaaatacaggtTCAGTTCGTCTTTTTGAGATAGTTTTCATTAGTATACCTATAAAAAATAGGTATATCTTGCATCCTTTCTAGAGTTTCGATATTCGATATAAGGATTCCTTTACCAACAGTCAACCCCATTTGTTAGAATAGCTTCCATTGAGTCTCTGCACCTatcctttcctttttattattctCGCTTGCTGAACCTTTGTTCATGTTTATTTtcgtaaaataataaaataataggatTTGGCTCAGGATTGCCCATTTTCATTCAGGGTTTCTCTGAATTTGAAAGTTATCCTTAGTAGGTTTCCATACCAAGGCTCAATCCAATTAAGTCCGTAGCGTCTACCAATTTCGCCATATCCTTTTGTGTCTTGAGATTAGGATCTCATTAGGATGCCCTCCTTTCCCTTTCTCCTCCTTTCCCCCCTTTCCCcttctttcatttgtttattttctttcgtttatttatttgctttctCTTTTATGCGAAACCGTTGAATTTAGTAGATATAGATACAGATTCTTATATCGAAGGTCTTTACctattttcttgtttgtttatcGTCTTTCGTCTCTATCGGAGacccatattaattttatttggtccaatcggaaaatattttatcatttctgtATTCGCAATTCAATATAGATGGGTATTCCATAACATATATATGTCCCTCTTACTCTCAGTTTTCTCAGGCAATTTGGTGGAATACTCGAAGGGTCGATTCTTTTTTTCGTCTTAGCTTCGGTCTTTAtgaatgaaaacaaaagaaagagtCTCTCATTATGATCTGGATTTCATTTCTATGGGTtgcatctttttttctttaatttcattttgattcttATCCTTTCCTTTTATTAGACCATCCTATATAACCATAATAAGAATAAgataactaaaaaaatcaaaatgaaaattgaatttattcattattaaaattaaaaatgaaataaattattttttttatagtataatAGCTAGaactaattatttatatttaataactaGAACTAattattccattcatttctatttcgAATTCGAagataattcaaatttttgagTCTAAAAAAGAGTTTCATTCTAATTATCTAGACTTATAACGTATCATTTCATTTCtagaatcataaaatatataaatgcataaaaAGATTTTGACTCTAATTATCTCTATTTAGAACTCGAaactaaatagaaataaatttaatctatattaaatctattaaatcgATCGATTAAATGaaatctatataaaaattttctatataatttagatgtaaaatatactaaaatataaaataaactagaaAATCAAAATGGAGTCAGTAATATTagtaatattatattactatattaatataaaagaaatataactaagatataaaaagatattaaatatatagataaataataaatatatatatataaaattaaaatcaattattatattcttaattattaGATTCTATCAACATTAGCTTGAATATTAGATTGAATCTaccattattatattaaatatgttatatttatatatttatattaagtatggcattaaaaattagaaaaattctaTCAAAATTCAGagtctataattcatattaataattcatattaattatgAATAACTAATAGATAGTTAATAGATAAGATCCTAATAGTTTGCTGAATCCTATGAATACcaaatttctattatttgagCCCGCTTAGCTCAGAGGTTAGAGCATCGCATTTGTAATGCGATGGTCATCAATTCGATTCCGATAATGGCTTTTTCCctatttgttttgctttttgcctttttacataatttagaATGTTTTTTGAAATCAAAGAACAAACAGTGAAAaaacttttccctttttctttcaaGGTCAACATCTGTTTATTATCTCGTCAGGAAACTTCCAATTGGGATCAATTTGAGGAGTTAGATCTTTGCAGaataaatcagaaaaaaaagaacTCTAAAGAAACtcttttttggtttaatttatttatatatttaatattctattcaatttcatttatatattatatctattttattctatatatatattctaactattttagttatttttatatttatatattattttatatattattatatatatttttatttctattttttgtatACGTATATACAAtacaaaaagtaaaaagtaTGGATATTGATCCAATTCATCTCATTAATATTTGTAATCCAATCCTTCAGTCGATTTCGCTTCATTTAGTTCAGTTTTAATTTGCGgtttatgaaatttcaataaaattcaaattaataaagaGTCCTTATTCCCCGTTACCGGGGCCTCGTTTCAAAAATACAAATCTGGGGGCTTTACCAGGACTAACTATAAAAGGAGCCCTGAAACAGGAAGCGATCTTAGAAACCAATCGCGCCCCGGTAAAAAATCTCAATACCGTATTCgtttgaagaaaaacaaaattgcgTTTTCATGTAGTGCCTTGAACGACAATTACTTAAATACGTTCGTATTGCCAGAAAAGCCAAAAGGTCAACAGGTCAGGTTTTACTACAATTACTTGAAATGCGGTTGGATAACATCCTTTTCGATTGGGTATGGCTTCGACTATTCCTCAAGCCCGTCAATTAGTTAACCACTTGTTTAGTTCTTTAGTTCTTAAGGAGCACAAAAGAAAGGATAAAGGGAGGGCcgattgagaaaagaaaagtagaaaatttacaagatatgatctATCTGTATCTCACGTATCAACTCAAATATTGCAAATAAAAAGCGAAAGTCTTTATTTCGAAATACTTTGATATATGAGATGAATCCAGTATTTCGATTTCTTGCTTATTTTGTTACTGAATTAAGTTGAGCGGTTTTACATTTACAGACGcataaaaactatttttggacaaaaaaacTGTTTTTTATGTTATGACTCTTCCGTATACGTCCGCTTTGGTTTGAATGGGCATTCTGAAGAAACTTCAGTTTAGTTCTGCTATAGAAAAAAGGATTCTTGGATTGAGCTTTTCCTCCCGGCGAAAGCTTTTATTCTGCAATTCATTTCAAAGACTTCAATCGGTACACAAAAAAATAGGCCAATTCAGCAGCTTTTTGTTCAATTTCGCGGGAGTCAAATTCTCATCAGTACGAGTCAAGGAACGGCCCCTGGCCTCTGATTTCCATATAAAGGACGACGAGCATAAATACCCTCTTTAACTTCTATTCTGATGGACTGAATATCTTTCATAAGGAATCGTAGAAAGATGCGACGATTTTTCAGGAAAACCCCAACGAAAATACATACTATTCCTCCTTTCTATCGAATCGATCATAACCACTGCCTACATTCCAAAAATTGTGCACCACAAATAGGAACTAATAAAGGGCCTGCGATCCCATAGAAAGACATCACGATTCCTTGTGGAAAAAAAACTTGCTGAGACGGAAATAAAGATATCAAATTCCTACCAAGATAACTAGAAGTTCCAActaataaaaacctaatgaaccAAAAAAAGGATAAAGGCCCAGCAGAAATTGCTTGTTTTCGAGATCCCTATAAATTCTATCCATATAGATTCTGATCGCCAACTCATACATACTAGATCCagttgcattttattcaattgagaGAATAACCAAAAATTCGACTTTACTTTTTGTTTCAGTAACTCTCATCAACTAGGACTATTTTGATATGAACTTTTAGAAGAATTCATCAAATTGCTTCGatctaaaatcattttatatgaTCGCCTATACGGATCTACTAGATATATAGACTTTAATTTCATACATCCGTTCGGTACCGATCCACTTGCTATAATTCATTTAACCCTATACCATGTTTACGTATGCATAAGAGGGCTTTTCATTTATGTTCGGTTCAGGTAAGCCGGATGTTCTACAATATTCTACTAAATAGGTATCCATGACATCTAAGTcttgaaaaaaatagataagATTTGGTCTTGGCCCCATCGAATCtaaaaatcttagttttgaACATACAAAGATAAAAGCCATTGCAATTGCCGGAAATACTAGGCCTACTAAAGGCACAAAATAGAGGAAAACTGCTGAAAGTTGTCATAAAATGGGtacctcaatttaatatttgtaccTGTTATTGTTATATTGTTTAGTTAGAAATATATCTTATAACGATTATATTATAATTGGtatattatactaattataTCTAAATACTAAGTATATCTAAGCGAGTCTATATATCTAATAGATATCTAATAAGTGCAAGGAATGTAGAATTAAATAAAGGACTTGCCCatcttttaaatcaaataaaataggtGTATATGATAAGATAATCCACTTTCTTTATTATCTTACTTTATTCTTACTTTTCTTATTATTCTATTGTTCTTGTCttctaatttgaattttgaatttactAAAGAAGAGTTTATTACAAATTGTCGAAAGATTCGATTCGTTAGAATCCGATCCAAGAACAAGGGATTATTAGTAAAATAGAATTTTCGGGAGATatagaaagatgcaaaactctatatttctattctatttttctctatttaaattatatacatacGCAATAGAGGAAGATCAAATTCGTTTTATTTGTCTctccaaattcaatttcatttcacaGAAGGAAAAATTCGCTTTTTATCTTGTTGCTAGAGGTTTACTCATTAGTAATATcggataatgataataataattatccacATAATTTGTTTTCGACAATTCCTTTTTTGTCACAAAGTCAAAGCGCGTAATGGGCTTTGACTTTGATTCTGATAAACTAACTAACTACCTTTTCACtacaaatcaaaaaatttcacTTAAGACTCTACttgattgaattttgattcaacGGAAAAAAACCGTGGAGCTGAACTAACTCACTCAGAACACCTTTTAAAGGATTACGTGGTACGATTGGATCGAATAAACCCTTATGGAATAAATATTCAGCCGCCTGTGAACCTTCCGGTATTGTTTTATTCAATGTTTGCTCAATTACTCTTTTACCCGCAAATGCAATATAGGCATTGGGTTCAGCAATAATGATATCCCCCAACATACCAAAACTCGCGGTCACTCCACCAGTAGTAGGAGATGTAAAattgatacataaaataacttttatttgattgataaTCATATAAAGCGGAAGATATTTTAGCCATTTGCATCAAGCTCAAACTTCCTTCTTGCATGCGTGCTCCTCCGGAAGCACACACTAGAATAAGAGGTAAAAAATTATTGGTAGCATATTCGATCAAACGGGTGATTTTCTCGCCTACTACGGATCCATACTCCCCATAAACTGAAAATCCATAACCCCGATTGCTATAGGAATACCGTTTAGTTGACCCGTGCCTGTTTGAATAGCCTCAGTTAATCCTGTCTTTCTTTGATAAAAGTCAATACGATCTTTATAAAGCTCTTCTTCAGACTGAAATTCAATGGGATCCAGAGATCATGTCTTCATCCATAGGACCCCAAGTGCCTGGATCAATCGAAAGTTCGATTCTATCTGAACTCCTCATTTTCAAATGATATCCACATTGttcacaaatattcattttgaatTAAGCGATTTCTTATAATTTACTCCATAACAATTTTCATTCGCATTGAACCCACAAATCCTTGTATAGATCGAGATCATTAGAACTTTCTTTTAGAGTTAAATCATTACCATTTTCACGAGTTATTATATCGAAATTCTTGCCTTCACTACTATTTCCACCTTCGCCGcaaatgtaattataaatataattatcattgGAATTGTCACTACCACTTAAAATGGAACTATCAATACAGATTTGAGAACGAAGATAAGAGTCAATACAACTATTAATGTGATTATTCCAACCATAGTTAGTATCATTATCATCCAAGTTAAAATGATAGTGGGACTCATCATTTTTCGATCCATTATTCATATAACTAGAATTATGATAACTATAAAAAAACTTTCTAGTTCACTCAAAAAGAATGATCATTGTTAAgctcaaaatttgattttcactatcaaaatatatggaATAACGGTCCTGATTACTATCCCTAATTAAAAAGGTCATCAGAAATGAAATTCCGAATGTCTTTGACGTCAACTAAATGATCAACCTTACTGTAATAACTAGGCTGTCACTACAATCATGAATGTTTTTATCCGTATCATTTCTAGTCGGGTCTTCGTTTACAGTAGTATTTTCAACAGGACCAAGGTGGCTATCCATTGATTTACTTAGCCCATCTGTATTCTAATTCTCCCTTAGACAAGATCAAATTGAACCATGATTTTTCCATAGAGCTTTCTTGCCTCTATTTCCATGAAAGTACAGTAGATGAATAGTCATTCGatgaaaaatcaattgaatattttatttcctatcaGAATACGCATACTAGATACAATCACTAGGGTTATTAACGAACAATGAGTGAATATTGAAAGAAACGATTCCTTTTGAGAACCTGGAGTAGCAGTTCATTATATATGATAGagctctttttcttttgaattagaaatatcaattttcaattaGAAATAGTGATTTCCCCATGTTGTAAAATCCGCactgaaaaatggaaaaaagaaattttctcCTATCAAGAACCTTTTTCAAAAtctcgtctactaatacaataCAATAAGTTTCTATTCAACACGGAGCCAAAGGACAACATACAGGATGGGTAGAAGAAGTTGTGATGCTTGGCTCGATCCATGATCGAAACCGTGGTATATAGGATGAAAAGAATACACCAATCCTAAGGATCCATACATAGGATTAATTATGGACCCAGGAGAAAATTTGAGTTGtgtttagtcttttatttttgtatttaaaatatatctagataaaaatatatctatcaAAATATAGACAATAGAATCAGCTCAATCCTTTTAGTAAAAGATTGGGCCGAGtttaattcacaattcaacAAACCGACAGTAATTACTGGATTACAAAGTATCCATTGCTtcgaattcaaatttgatttatcaAGCTGGTTTATCTAATTTATCCACTGCGTCAATTCAAATTTGATCGCCTTCCATACTTCACAAGCAGCAGCTAGTTCAGGACTCCATTTGCTAGCCTCGGATAATTTCATTACCCTCGCGAGCAAGGTCACGTCCTCATTACGAGCTTGTACATGCTTCTAAAGCTACTCGATTAGCTACGGCACCGGTGCATTTCCCAAGGGTGTCCTAAAGTTCCTCCACCGAATTGTAGTACGGAATCATCTCCAAAGATCTCGGTCAAAGCAGGCATATGCCAAACGTGAATACCCCAAGCTACGGGCAGAACACCTGGCATAGAAACCCAATCTTGAGTGAAATAAATACCACGGCCTTTGTGTGTTGTCCGGAAGAGGAGGACTCAATGATTATTCGTTCGCCGAACcaagtaaaaattttggtagATGGGGATCCGTAAAAACTTCTTTCGAGGAATGGGCTAGGACCGGGCCATTTCTCAAGAACAATAGCTAAGGGACCCGATATACTACCACTTGGATCTGGAACCTACATGCCGATGCTCACGATTTCGATAGTCATACCAGTAATTTGGAGGAGATCTCTCGCAAAATATTTAGTGCCCATTTCGGCCAACTCTCCATCATCTTTCTTTGGCTGAGCGGCATGTATTTCCACGGTGCTCGTTTTTTCCAATTATGAAGCATGGCTCAGCGATCCTACTCACATTGGACCTAGCGCCCAGGTGGTTTGGCCAATAGTGGGCCAAGAAATCTTGAATGGCGATGTGGTGGGGGTTTCGAGGAATACAAATAACCTCTGGTTTTTCAGATTTGGCGAGCATCTGGAATAACTAGTGAATTACAACTCTATTGTACCGCAATCGGTGCATTGGTCTTTACGGCCTTATGCACTTTTGCCAGTTGGTTCCATTATCAAAGCGGCCCCAAAATTGGCTTGTTTCCAGATGTAGTCTATATTGAATCACCATTTACTTGGGGCTACTGGGGCTGGGTCCCTTTTCTTGACGGGGCATCAAGTACATGTATCTTCTACCGATAAACCAATTTCTAAATGCTGGAGTAGACCCTAAAGAGATCCCACTTCCCATGAATTTATCTTGAATCGTGAGTCTTTTGGCTCAACTTTATCCCAGTTTTGCCGAGGAGCAACCCCATTTTACCTTGAATTGGTCAAAATAGCGGAATTTCTTACTTTTCGTGGAGGATTAGATCCAGTGACTGGGGGTCTATGGTTGACTGATATTGCACCATCATTTAGCTATTGCAATTCTTTCCTAATAGCGGGTCACATGTATAAGACCAACTGGGGCATTGGGCATAGCCTAAAAGATATTTTAGAGGCTCATAAAGGTCCATTTACAGGCCAAGGCATAAGGACTATATGAAATCCTAACAACATCATGGCATGCTCAATTATCTCTTAACTTAGCTATATTGGGCTCTTTAACCATTGTTGTAGCTCACCATATGTATTCCATACCCCTTATCCATATCTAGCTACTTACTGTAATGGCACACAACTGTCATTGTTCACACATCACATGTGGATTGGTGGATTTCTGATAGTGGGTTGCCGCTGCGTACGGTATTTTTATAGTAAGAGACTATGATCAACTTCTCGATACAACGATCTATTAGATCGTGTCCTTGAAACATCGTGATGCAATCATATCACATCTCAACTGGGTATGTATATTTCTAGGCTTTCACAGTTTTGGTTTGTATATTCATAATGATACCATGAGCGCTTTAGGGCGTCCACAAGATATGTTTTTCAGATACCGCTATACAATTACAACCCGTCTTTGCTCAATGGATACAAAACACCCATACTTTGGCACCCGGTGCAACAGCTCCTGGTGCAACAGCGAACGCCAGTTTGACCTGGGGAGGCGGTGATTTAGTGGCAGTGAGGGGCAAAGTTGCTTTGTTACCTATTCATTAAGAACCGCAGATTTTTGGTCCATCACATTCATGCATTTACGATTCATGTGACGGTATTGATACTCCTGAAAGGTGTTCTATTTGCTCGCAGCTCGCGTTTGATACCGGATAAAGCAAATCTCGGTTTCGTTTCCCTTGACGGGCCTGGAAGAGGGGACATGTCAAGTATCCGCTTGGGATCATGTCTTCTTAGGACTATTCTGgatgtacaattcaatttcgGTAGTAATATTCCATTTCAGTTGGAAAATGCAGGTCAGATGTTTGGGGTACTATAAGTGATCAGGGGTGGTAACTCATATCACAGGAGGAAAATTTGCGCAGAGTTCTATTACTATTAATGGGTGGCTACGCGATTTCTTATGGGCACAAGCATCCCAGGTAATTCAGTCTTATGGTTCTTCATTATCTGCATATGGCCTTCTTTTCTTAGGTGCTCATTTTGTATGAGGCTTTTAGTTTAATGTTTCCTATTCATGGACGTGGTTATTGGCAAGAACAGCCAGATCCATCGTTTGGGctcataataaattaaaagttgcTCCTGCTACTCAGCCTAGAGCCTTGAGCATTGTACAAGGACGTGCTGTAGGGGTAACCCATTACCTTCTGGGTGGAATTGCCACAACATGGGCATTCTTCTTAGCAAAAATTATTGCAGTGGGATAATGGCTGGGAGGATTTGAAAGGCATTATGGCATTAAGATTTCAAGGTTTAGCCAAGGATTAGCTCAGGACCCCACTACTCGTCGTATTTGGTTTGGTATTGCTACCGCGCATGACTTCGAGAGTCATGATGATATTACTGAGGAACGTCTTTATCAGAATATTTTTGCTTCTCACTTCAGGCAATTAGCAATAATTTTCTGTGGACTTCCGGAAATCTGTTTCATGTAACGGCGGGAAATTTTGAGGCATGGGTACAGGATCCTTTACATATAAGGCCGATTGCTCATGCAATTTGGGATCCTCATTTTGGTCAACCGGCGGTGGAAGCTTTTTACTAGAGGGCGCTCCTGGTCAGTGAATATCGCTTACTCTGGTGTTTATCAGTGGTGGTATACAATCAGGTTACGTACTAATGAAGATCTTTATACTGGGccctttttctattatttctttctGCTCTATCCTTAATAGCGGGTTGGTTACACCTACAACCGAAATGAAACCGAGCGTTTCGTGGTTCAAAAACGCCGAATCTCGTCTTAATCATCATTTGTCAGGACTATTCGGAGTAAGTTCCT encodes:
- the LOC128038556 gene encoding NAD(P)H-quinone oxidoreductase subunit J, chloroplastic-like: MRNIYLRKMTNKKEKCGRDKKMQGRLSVWLVKHRLVHRSLGFDYQGIETLQIKPEDWHSIAVILYVYGYNYLRSQCAYDVAPGGLLASVYHLTRIEYGVDQPEEVCIKYLLKGNPRIPSVFWVWKSSDFQERESYDMLGISYENHPRLKRILMPESWIGWPLRKDYIAPNFYEIQDAH